Proteins encoded in a region of the Methanobrevibacter millerae genome:
- a CDS encoding C69 family dipeptidase — translation MKLEYSSKKLIGLFFCVLLICSMQISAACTGIYVGKDASTDGSTIIARSNDYRADWGNRITITPHVDNSPGRFMPVSADGEVKTEIPSTTYKYTATPYMDSAQASNWADCDAAACTNEYGVSMTMSVSAYLNNESLKADPLVKEGLAEVSAADLVICQSKTAREAVEVLFGIVDRYGNAESNIAIIADQNEVWYVELYGGHQYAAVKMPKDKVAVFGNEFSLEYLSDYEDSITSADLTKLPEENGFAVKGKNGEINLFETYAGTKINNDTAHMRTWQGHRLLEPSKYSSDYDHNAMYPLSFTPDKKVSPQDVAHILRDRYEGTQYSPDEAGRNDTRVIGSDETLSAHIIQIFPNLPAEMSCVSWVSCGPPVYGVFVPVSNDCVNVSEAYGSNQPANDTGVFDTNNYPYYVSKSLCTQCMGHDNYNIYGRPVQTYWNESEGHMFKSMGEVLSKAAQIPDKNHRSNYLTSYCNDVQTKAFNDGKEILNEFNSNNNLKNASAHPIELKLNASQYSYVPDVPADAKGLFGFLVP, via the coding sequence TTGAAGTTAGAATATTCATCTAAAAAATTGATAGGTTTGTTTTTTTGTGTTCTTTTGATTTGCAGCATGCAGATTTCTGCGGCATGTACTGGAATATATGTAGGTAAAGATGCCAGCACCGACGGTTCAACAATTATTGCAAGGTCAAATGATTATCGTGCCGACTGGGGAAATCGTATCACGATAACACCTCATGTAGACAATAGTCCTGGTCGATTCATGCCTGTAAGTGCCGATGGGGAAGTAAAAACCGAAATTCCATCAACCACTTATAAATACACTGCAACCCCATATATGGACAGTGCCCAAGCATCTAATTGGGCTGACTGTGATGCTGCAGCATGCACTAATGAATATGGCGTATCTATGACTATGTCTGTTTCAGCCTATTTAAACAATGAATCATTGAAAGCAGACCCTCTGGTGAAAGAAGGATTGGCTGAAGTTTCAGCAGCAGATCTTGTAATCTGTCAAAGTAAAACTGCAAGAGAAGCGGTAGAGGTTCTTTTTGGAATCGTTGACAGGTACGGTAATGCAGAGTCTAATATTGCTATCATTGCTGATCAAAACGAAGTGTGGTATGTTGAACTCTACGGCGGACATCAGTACGCTGCTGTGAAAATGCCTAAAGACAAAGTAGCAGTATTCGGCAATGAGTTTTCCCTGGAGTACTTATCTGACTATGAAGATTCCATCACATCTGCAGATTTAACAAAACTTCCGGAAGAAAACGGTTTTGCTGTTAAAGGAAAAAACGGTGAAATCAATCTCTTTGAGACATACGCCGGAACAAAGATTAATAACGACACCGCCCACATGAGAACATGGCAGGGTCACAGACTTCTTGAGCCGTCAAAATACAGTTCAGACTATGACCATAATGCTATGTATCCTCTCTCTTTCACGCCGGATAAAAAAGTTTCACCCCAAGACGTTGCACACATTTTGCGTGACAGATATGAAGGAACACAATATTCTCCGGATGAGGCCGGAAGAAATGATACAAGGGTAATCGGAAGTGACGAGACATTGAGTGCCCATATTATTCAGATATTTCCAAATTTGCCTGCAGAAATGTCATGTGTCAGCTGGGTAAGCTGCGGTCCGCCGGTTTATGGTGTATTTGTACCTGTATCCAATGATTGTGTAAATGTCAGTGAGGCTTATGGATCAAATCAGCCTGCAAATGATACAGGAGTATTTGATACGAATAATTATCCGTATTATGTCTCTAAAAGTCTTTGTACTCAATGTATGGGACATGATAACTACAATATTTATGGAAGGCCTGTGCAGACATACTGGAATGAATCAGAAGGTCACATGTTTAAATCAATGGGAGAAGTACTTTCAAAAGCGGCACAAATACCTGATAAGAATCACCGGTCAAATTATCTCACTTCATACTGCAATGACGTGCAGACCAAGGCATTCAACGATGGAAAAGAGATACTGAATGAATTCAATTCAAATAATAATCTAAAAAATGCTTCTGCACATCCGATAGAATTGAAACTTAATGCTTCACAGTATAGCTATGTTCCGGATGTTCCTGCTGATGCAAAGGGATTATTTGGTTTTTTAGTTCCATAA
- a CDS encoding acyltransferase has product MNSKYTGGDNIKTRIAYYDNLRVLAIFGIIAIHVFQLWHHGEKVNGMYIYMFSEIVRYAVPIFLMLSGALLLNRDIDLNNFLRHKLTRITYPFIFYLIIAFALSIFTDYEFSSNILSYNWYFWLIFGVYLSVPIINKFIQHASIREIEYFLVVFILAAIFYQFVLYYNIDNFFNLNFFAAPIGFLVLGYYLSVKDFKIDSRKLIALMLLVFVFATSMKMISTGAIMPKSFALNYEATQTAVLNSWVDVSIFVILQAGSLFVIFKNLNFTGFRKAVVSISNLSYGMYLINSIVMFYITPFFTALPRNGFEICIVIVLMSIFVFFVSWAIVWVLSKIPIVGKYCS; this is encoded by the coding sequence ATGAACTCCAAATATACTGGTGGTGATAACATTAAAACCAGAATTGCATATTACGATAACTTGAGGGTTCTTGCAATCTTTGGAATAATTGCAATACATGTCTTCCAGCTGTGGCATCACGGTGAGAAGGTAAACGGCATGTACATATACATGTTTTCAGAAATCGTCAGGTATGCAGTTCCAATATTTTTAATGCTGAGCGGTGCGCTTCTTTTGAATCGTGATATTGATTTGAATAATTTTTTAAGGCATAAGCTAACAAGAATTACTTATCCATTCATATTCTATCTGATTATTGCATTTGCACTTTCAATATTTACAGATTATGAATTTTCATCCAATATTTTATCTTATAACTGGTATTTCTGGCTGATTTTTGGAGTTTATCTCTCGGTTCCAATCATCAACAAGTTCATCCAACATGCGTCTATTCGTGAAATTGAGTATTTTTTAGTAGTTTTTATCTTGGCGGCAATTTTTTATCAGTTTGTTTTGTATTACAATATCGATAATTTCTTTAACTTGAACTTTTTTGCTGCTCCAATTGGATTTCTGGTTTTGGGATACTATCTGTCAGTAAAGGACTTTAAAATAGATTCTAGAAAGTTAATTGCATTGATGCTTTTGGTGTTTGTATTTGCCACTTCAATGAAAATGATTTCAACAGGCGCAATAATGCCCAAAAGCTTCGCGCTTAATTATGAGGCGACACAGACTGCAGTTTTAAACTCATGGGTTGACGTGAGTATTTTTGTAATACTTCAGGCAGGATCACTTTTTGTAATTTTTAAAAATCTGAACTTTACAGGATTTAGAAAAGCTGTCGTTTCAATCAGCAATCTGAGTTATGGGATGTATCTTATCAATTCCATTGTGATGTTTTATATAACTCCTTTCTTTACAGCTTTGCCAAGAAATGGCTTTGAGATTTGTATAGTTATAGTCTTGATGAGCATATTTGTCTTTTTTGTATCCTGGGCGATTGTGTGGGTGTTAAGCAAGATTCCTATTGTTGGAAAATATTGTTCCTGA
- a CDS encoding (4Fe-4S)-binding protein — MSKEKLISEGYKAYENDEIIVFWKPDLCVHATECVRGNNGVFDPTRRPWVDLSQGETSEIAQIIDKCPSGALKYELK, encoded by the coding sequence ATGTCAAAAGAAAAGTTAATATCCGAAGGCTATAAAGCATATGAAAATGATGAAATCATTGTTTTTTGGAAACCTGATTTATGTGTTCATGCAACCGAATGTGTAAGAGGAAATAATGGCGTTTTTGATCCTACAAGACGACCATGGGTTGATTTAAGTCAGGGTGAGACAAGTGAAATTGCACAAATAATCGATAAATGCCCATCAGGGGCACTAAAATACGAACTTAAATAA